A region from the Penaeus monodon isolate SGIC_2016 chromosome 17, NSTDA_Pmon_1, whole genome shotgun sequence genome encodes:
- the LOC119583475 gene encoding uncharacterized protein LOC119583475: MMKTSTATVFLSLVCLAYVSCAPLFGCQHHADCFPEEYCESEGTCRCRGGYTRAPDGRCVASRVGEVGCMHDFDCARPDFVCRNGSCHSPDEEKRESVQKSHILVQPSPTVQDEEEVSVEEVKWYRNKKSVGGITFIIVLFLLKTVTINRIEAAFRKCRLLLSRCRGERECVDPPVEVDESSDSAVAPVASQEASDTSSFSSEVSRSNIEGPSAPGLEGHDHSSVRDSHSESLPWIDLSGSDVLPTPRAPPSESNSAAYGRDNPPPYCSLQPLSCTLLDPPPYEALRSPLYSLQPPSYEEANLDADRASPVSSTSTPRNHAYRIGDPAINTPDMGSDTDMASDQRRY, translated from the exons ATGATGAAGACGTCAACGGCCACTGTTTTCTTAAGTTTGGTTTGCCTTGCGTACGTCTCGTGTGCTCCTCTGTTCGGATGCCAG CACCACGCCGACTGTTTCCCCGAGGAGTACTGCGAGTCGGAGGGCACGTGCCGTTGTCGGGGAGGATACACGCGAGCTCCTGACGGTCGGTGCGTAGCGAGTCGAGTCGGGGAAGTCGGATGTATGCACGACTTCGATTGCGCTCGTCCGGACTTCGTCTGCCGTAACGGAAG tTGTCATTCTCCCGatgaggagaagcgagagagcgtGCAAAAAAGCCACATTCTTGTCCAGCCATCACCAACCGTGCAGGACGAAGAGGAAGTCTCCGTTGAGGAAGTGAAATGGTACAGGAACAAGAAGAGTGTGGGGGGAATCACGTTCATCATCGTCCTCTTTCTTCTTAAGACAGTGACAATCAACAGAATCGAAGCAGCGTTCAGAAAATGTCGGCTTCTGTTGTCAAGGTGCCGGGGCGAGAGAGAATGCGTGGATCCTCCCGTTGAGGTTGACGAGTCGTCCGACTCAGCTGTCGCTCCGGTCGCCTCCCAGGAGGCTTCCGACACATCGTCCTTTTCGTCCGAGGTCAGCCGCAGCAATATTGAAGGCCCTTCCGCTCCGGGACTTGAAGGCCATGATCATTCCTCCGTCCGAGACAGCCATTCCGAGTCGCTGCCTTGGATTGATCTTTCTGGCTCCGACGTCCTCCCAACGCCGCGAGCACCGCCTTCGGAGAGCAACAGTGCCGCTTACGGGAGGGACAATCCGCCTCCCTATTGTAGCCTCCAGCCTCTGTCATGCACGCTCCTTGACCCTCCTCCGTACGAAGCCCTCCGCTCGCCTCTGTACTCCCTCCAACCACCCTCCTACGAAGAGGCCAACCTAGACGCAGATAGGGCATCCCCAGTCTCCTCTACGTCGACGCCCCGAAACCACGCTTACCGGATAGGCGATCCTGCCATCAATACTCCTGACATGGGCAGTGACACGGACATGGCATCCGACCAAAGGAGGTATTAG